A single region of the Solwaraspora sp. WMMD406 genome encodes:
- a CDS encoding DNA polymerase III subunit beta → MEDGLSDARRELARVDALLDTEENQITMTTTRVTVAAADLAGALDAVRFAVGDNPDIPALSGVQFEVDASAVRFAATDRYRLAFAELAPSAIDGPAVSVLVPTSFVDGVRSQLDRDPRIDLVLGPDGVEAFAPGWRITAEPIDHDFPNYRSLVPVATGPGGQRVTVDAAALRQALAPGSAPTVVREHEGAVHPVAVLAVSGSGTVRISDEADWRSAPDRHVAVNREFLLQALDAAGGGQLVLDLDGPIRPLVVRAPADDRFFSLLMPIRY, encoded by the coding sequence TTGGAGGACGGCCTGTCCGATGCCCGCCGTGAGCTCGCCCGCGTTGATGCCCTACTCGACACCGAGGAGAACCAGATCACTATGACGACCACCCGGGTCACCGTCGCCGCCGCCGACCTGGCGGGCGCGTTGGACGCCGTACGCTTCGCGGTCGGCGACAACCCCGACATCCCGGCCTTGAGCGGGGTGCAGTTCGAGGTCGACGCCAGCGCCGTGCGGTTCGCCGCTACCGATCGATACCGGTTGGCCTTCGCTGAACTGGCGCCCTCAGCCATCGACGGTCCGGCCGTGTCGGTGCTCGTACCGACGTCGTTCGTCGACGGCGTACGCAGCCAGCTGGACCGCGACCCCCGGATCGATCTGGTCCTGGGCCCCGACGGCGTCGAAGCCTTCGCGCCGGGTTGGCGGATCACCGCCGAGCCGATCGACCACGACTTCCCCAACTACCGGTCGCTGGTGCCGGTGGCGACCGGTCCGGGCGGGCAGCGGGTCACCGTCGACGCGGCGGCGTTGCGGCAGGCGTTGGCGCCGGGTTCCGCACCGACGGTGGTACGTGAGCACGAGGGTGCGGTGCATCCGGTCGCCGTACTGGCGGTCTCGGGTTCCGGGACGGTGCGGATCTCCGATGAGGCCGACTGGCGGTCGGCCCCGGACCGGCACGTCGCGGTCAACCGGGAGTTTCTGCTGCAGGCGCTCGACGCGGCCGGCGGTGGTCAGTTGGTCCTCGACCTTGACGGTCCGATCAGGCCGCTGGTGGTCCGGGCTCCGGCCGACGATCGGTTCTTCTCGCTGCTGATGCCGATCCGGTACTGA